From a region of the Deltaproteobacteria bacterium genome:
- a CDS encoding tetratricopeptide repeat protein, whose amino-acid sequence MIRHFLVIFGCLSTLLLTGHSLWAASPTRAMKEGIRAYHAKKYKEALTHFEAAEVEAPDDPKIRYNAAAARYRTGDFASAAKEFGQVLSKTEDPKLRAKAYYNLGNTAFREKDLKASSGFYRKALSIDPEDRQAKENLEFVLKAIKQQKQQKRKQNGKTTKNQAKPKEDQKTEPTQETRNSAQKEGTGKKSPQPTTGKNKEQKPPEGKIHETGGGKKKGLKGTGTNARPDHPVEGHPLSPEEAERLLNSLSDDQRAYFRKQAAREAPNRKNVVEDW is encoded by the coding sequence ATGATCCGGCATTTTCTGGTAATCTTTGGCTGTCTGAGTACCCTGCTTCTCACCGGGCACTCCCTCTGGGCCGCATCCCCCACCCGGGCGATGAAAGAGGGGATACGGGCCTATCACGCGAAAAAATACAAAGAGGCTCTCACCCACTTTGAAGCAGCGGAAGTCGAAGCACCGGACGATCCGAAGATCCGCTACAATGCCGCTGCCGCCCGATACCGCACCGGTGACTTTGCATCCGCAGCAAAAGAATTCGGACAAGTCCTTTCGAAAACCGAAGACCCGAAACTCCGGGCAAAGGCCTACTACAACCTCGGCAACACGGCCTTCCGAGAAAAAGACCTGAAGGCCTCCTCCGGATTCTATCGTAAAGCACTCTCCATTGACCCTGAAGACCGTCAGGCCAAGGAAAATCTCGAGTTCGTCCTGAAAGCGATCAAACAGCAGAAGCAGCAGAAACGGAAGCAGAATGGGAAAACAACCAAGAATCAGGCAAAACCGAAAGAAGATCAAAAAACAGAACCGACACAAGAGACACGGAATTCCGCGCAGAAAGAAGGAACGGGGAAAAAATCACCGCAACCAACAACCGGGAAGAACAAGGAACAAAAACCTCCGGAAGGGAAAATTCATGAAACCGGAGGGGGAAAAAAGAAGGGGCTGAAAGGGACCGGGACCAACGCTCGTCCGGACCATCCCGTTGAGGGGCATCCCCTCTCCCCGGAGGAGGCGGAACGGCTGCTCAATTCCCTGAGTGATGATCAACGGGCCTACTTCCGGAAGCAGGCGGCACGGGAAGCCCCCAACAGGAAAAACGTCGTGGAAGACTGGTAA
- a CDS encoding protein BatD, with translation MKENDFKKMGEILLLMVSLLLLYQPAQAGELSVTAGVDRNRITLEDMVRLTISVSGSRKTPEPELPDLPDFEIASRGRSSQVQIINGSYSSRMDYTYLLAPQKTGRLTIGPAIIRFQGEIYRTDPITIRVEKTRQSETENRDLFITTEVDTAKPYVGQQVIYTFRFFRRVQVDNASLEKLDFNGLQVEDLGKEKSYTTVKNGIRYQVTEFRRILYPVHAGSLTLPTATLKCDIPYGQPSPYDIFNFGTERSRTKILRSKPITLQVRPLPEQGKPKNFSGLVGNFSLIAQLGKEEIEEGGSATLTMTVMGTGDLTGAPRPKIEGLQHFKTYDDQPTLTRETRQDRVLSRKVFKTALVPMEPGTITIPGVSISFFNPDAGQYQKRKAGPFILKVRPAATKEEINLTDATPAVPIRKGIKIVGRDILPIVTGLDTFKDRSFSLTSPGVMGLCFIPPFAFLVIFRIKREQERRTTDIGYARSKRAWSHFEAGIKEARTLIRQGNSRKLHAHLARTLQSYLGAKMNLAGEARTPAELKEALASRLNDPSLPEEIHRLLRELEYRQFAPEKEGSHDGTSDLDRVVKVCKKVEKKL, from the coding sequence ATGAAAGAAAACGATTTCAAAAAGATGGGGGAAATTTTACTCCTCATGGTGTCGCTTCTGCTCCTCTATCAACCGGCGCAAGCCGGGGAGCTCTCCGTCACGGCCGGCGTCGACCGGAACAGGATCACCCTGGAAGACATGGTTCGTCTGACCATCAGCGTCTCGGGGAGCCGCAAAACGCCTGAACCGGAGCTGCCCGACCTGCCCGACTTTGAGATTGCTTCCCGGGGGCGTTCCTCCCAGGTTCAGATCATCAACGGGTCCTACTCCTCCCGGATGGATTATACCTATCTTCTTGCACCGCAAAAAACGGGGAGACTCACCATCGGACCGGCGATCATCCGTTTTCAAGGAGAAATCTATCGAACCGATCCGATTACAATCCGTGTTGAAAAGACCCGCCAGTCGGAAACCGAGAACCGAGATCTTTTTATCACCACGGAAGTCGATACCGCCAAACCTTACGTGGGGCAACAGGTAATCTATACCTTCCGCTTCTTCCGCCGGGTCCAGGTGGACAACGCGTCCCTGGAAAAATTGGATTTCAACGGTCTTCAGGTGGAAGACCTCGGCAAGGAAAAATCCTACACAACGGTTAAAAATGGAATCCGTTACCAGGTCACGGAGTTTCGCAGGATTCTTTATCCCGTCCATGCAGGGTCCTTGACCCTTCCGACCGCAACGCTAAAGTGCGATATTCCTTATGGACAGCCCAGTCCCTACGATATTTTCAATTTCGGCACGGAACGTTCCCGAACGAAGATTCTCCGGTCGAAACCAATCACCCTTCAGGTCCGTCCCCTGCCGGAACAGGGGAAACCGAAAAACTTTTCCGGGCTGGTCGGTAACTTCAGTCTGATTGCCCAATTAGGGAAAGAAGAGATTGAGGAAGGAGGATCGGCAACGCTGACCATGACGGTGATGGGAACGGGAGATCTTACCGGTGCACCGAGACCCAAGATCGAAGGCCTGCAGCATTTCAAAACTTATGATGATCAACCGACCCTCACCCGGGAGACCCGTCAGGACCGGGTCCTTTCCCGGAAGGTCTTTAAAACCGCTCTCGTTCCGATGGAACCGGGGACGATCACCATCCCAGGCGTCTCGATTTCCTTCTTCAACCCCGATGCCGGACAGTACCAGAAACGGAAAGCCGGCCCCTTTATCCTGAAAGTCCGACCGGCTGCGACGAAGGAGGAAATCAACCTGACCGATGCGACCCCGGCGGTGCCCATCCGGAAAGGGATCAAAATCGTCGGTCGGGACATCCTCCCAATCGTCACCGGCCTCGACACCTTCAAAGACCGCTCGTTTTCCCTGACCTCTCCGGGAGTGATGGGTCTCTGTTTTATCCCCCCCTTTGCGTTTCTCGTCATTTTCCGAATCAAGCGGGAACAAGAGCGGCGAACCACGGATATCGGCTATGCCCGGAGCAAGCGGGCCTGGAGCCATTTTGAAGCAGGTATCAAGGAAGCCCGGACCTTGATCCGTCAGGGTAATTCCCGAAAGCTTCATGCCCATCTCGCCCGAACCCTCCAGTCCTATCTCGGTGCCAAGATGAATCTTGCCGGAGAGGCCCGGACGCCGGCCGAGCTGAAGGAGGCCCTGGCCTCCCGCCTGAACGATCCGTCCCTGCCGGAGGAGATTCATCGGCTGCTGCGGGAACTGGAGTACCGGCAGTTTGCACCTGAAAAAGAGGGGAGCCACGATGGCACATCCGACCTTGATCGGGTCGTAAAGGTTTGCAAAAAGGTGGAGAAAAAACTATGA
- a CDS encoding VWA domain-containing protein: MVVAIALSIVALARPRWGFRWEEIRRRGVDIVVALDVSQSMMATDVDPNRLERAKRKIQDLLTMLRGDRIGLVAFAGSSFIQCPLTLDYGAFRIFLDGLSPDLIPVPGTAVARAIETSLTAFDPKLRTSKAIILITDGEDHGGNPLSAAKKAKEAGVKIFTIGIGKREGAPIPLAGPGGGFKKDHSGNLILTRLDEETLKKIALTTGGAYVHSVTGDMDLQSIYLKGIRMGMKQTELATRRKKRWTERFEWPLMAAVFLLIAEGFLREGGREEA, translated from the coding sequence ATCGTCGTCGCTATTGCACTCTCCATCGTAGCCTTGGCACGCCCACGCTGGGGATTCCGGTGGGAAGAGATCAGGCGACGGGGTGTCGATATCGTCGTAGCCCTCGACGTCTCACAGAGCATGATGGCGACCGACGTCGATCCGAACCGCCTGGAACGGGCAAAACGGAAGATTCAGGACCTTCTGACCATGCTCAGGGGAGACCGAATCGGGCTGGTCGCCTTTGCCGGGAGCAGTTTCATTCAGTGCCCCCTGACCCTCGACTACGGCGCCTTCCGGATCTTCCTCGATGGGCTCTCCCCGGACCTGATCCCCGTACCGGGTACGGCTGTCGCCCGGGCCATCGAGACTTCCCTGACCGCCTTCGATCCGAAACTCAGGACTTCCAAAGCCATCATCCTGATCACCGACGGCGAAGATCACGGCGGCAATCCCCTCAGCGCTGCGAAGAAAGCGAAGGAAGCCGGGGTGAAAATTTTTACCATCGGCATCGGCAAACGGGAAGGCGCCCCGATTCCCCTGGCCGGTCCCGGCGGGGGATTTAAGAAGGATCATTCCGGCAATCTCATCCTGACCCGTCTTGATGAGGAAACCCTGAAAAAGATCGCCTTGACAACGGGCGGTGCCTACGTTCATTCTGTCACGGGTGATATGGACCTGCAGTCGATTTATCTGAAGGGGATCCGAATGGGAATGAAACAGACCGAATTGGCGACCCGTCGTAAGAAACGATGGACGGAGCGATTTGAATGGCCCCTCATGGCGGCGGTTTTTCTCCTGATCGCAGAGGGGTTTCTCCGGGAAGGGGGACGGGAGGAGGCATGA
- a CDS encoding efflux RND transporter periplasmic adaptor subunit, which produces MKLKKKISVLPAVAAMILLATAAVTGYRCNSRLSPGGNAPPHRRAGPGRIRTVTPGRRSFTVRIPWFGKVESKTAVSIIAPERGRIVSVDAPDESTVMKGTVLFTLGGPRIRARSATLRARIASLRRQAALAGEIVTLKREAVAGKMARREELLSAEESLARIRSRLKAAEEERAALRRMIRIRAPREGVMTRRRVNPGQEVGKGAVLAELVPAGSLRIAATLFPPGNVALTGLSAVAEPASGGSVSVTVTKVLPQRTKEGASTVWLEGPDVDGHFAPGESVSGHLILARHEKALAIPRPAVVYDDRERPFVFVKRPDGYHRQPVKTGETEGGWVEIKEGVGEKDRVVVEGAYELFYRDFNRIYKVED; this is translated from the coding sequence CAACAGCCGCCTCTCTCCCGGCGGAAACGCCCCTCCCCACCGGAGGGCCGGACCGGGCCGGATCCGGACGGTCACCCCCGGACGGAGGAGTTTCACCGTCCGGATCCCGTGGTTCGGAAAGGTGGAGAGCAAGACCGCCGTTTCCATCATCGCACCGGAGAGGGGACGGATCGTTTCCGTGGATGCCCCCGATGAATCAACCGTAATGAAGGGAACGGTCCTGTTCACTCTCGGCGGACCGCGGATCCGGGCGCGTTCCGCGACCCTGCGGGCAAGGATCGCCTCCCTCCGCAGGCAGGCCGCCCTGGCGGGAGAGATCGTGACCCTGAAACGGGAGGCGGTCGCCGGGAAGATGGCCCGCAGGGAAGAGCTCCTCTCCGCGGAGGAATCCCTCGCACGCATCAGATCAAGGCTGAAGGCAGCCGAAGAAGAACGGGCCGCCCTGCGGCGGATGATCCGGATCCGGGCGCCCCGGGAGGGGGTGATGACAAGGCGCCGCGTCAACCCCGGCCAGGAGGTAGGGAAGGGAGCGGTCCTGGCCGAACTGGTCCCGGCGGGATCCCTGAGGATCGCGGCCACCCTGTTTCCACCCGGGAATGTCGCTCTCACCGGGCTTTCCGCCGTTGCGGAGCCCGCATCCGGCGGGTCCGTCTCCGTGACCGTCACGAAGGTATTGCCGCAACGCACGAAGGAAGGCGCCTCCACGGTCTGGCTGGAAGGCCCGGATGTTGACGGGCACTTCGCCCCGGGGGAGTCCGTGTCGGGTCATCTGATCCTTGCCCGGCATGAAAAGGCCCTCGCCATCCCCCGCCCTGCCGTCGTCTACGACGACAGGGAACGGCCCTTCGTCTTCGTGAAGAGACCGGATGGATATCACCGGCAGCCGGTGAAGACGGGTGAGACAGAAGGCGGCTGGGTGGAGATCAAAGAGGGGGTCGGGGAGAAGGACCGGGTGGTCGTGGAGGGGGCCTATGAACTCTTCTACCGTGACTTCAACCGTATCTACAAGGTCGAGGACTGA
- a CDS encoding response regulator has product MNRRIMVVDDDPGILLSTTFFLKQAGFEVSQAANGREALRKLLGAQRRRIPYDLLITDNQMPEMSGRELFQEIRLYTRSLPVFVVSGLWDAGFARELEADGRAAFFLKPVDLEEFVTGVKFHMEGSGRTWKDLSSRLVS; this is encoded by the coding sequence ATGAATCGACGCATAATGGTCGTGGATGACGATCCCGGCATCCTGCTGAGTACAACTTTTTTCCTCAAGCAGGCCGGATTTGAAGTATCTCAGGCCGCCAACGGACGGGAGGCACTCCGGAAACTTCTCGGAGCACAGCGGAGAAGAATTCCTTATGATCTTCTGATCACGGATAACCAGATGCCGGAGATGTCCGGTCGCGAACTGTTTCAGGAAATCCGACTCTACACCCGCTCACTGCCCGTCTTCGTGGTTTCCGGCCTGTGGGATGCGGGCTTTGCAAGAGAACTGGAAGCAGACGGCCGCGCCGCCTTTTTCCTGAAACCCGTCGATCTGGAAGAATTCGTTACAGGGGTGAAATTTCACATGGAAGGGTCCGGGCGAACCTGGAAGGATCTTTCATCACGACTGGTTTCATGA
- a CDS encoding VWA domain-containing protein, whose protein sequence is MWRFDDPWNLILLLIIPIRIFFHQRRQRGALLFSGLQTAKSLPRTGTVSASWGPLLLRSAALLFLIVALARPQSGRTTTEVLTKGIDIMLTLDTSGSMKALDFEIKGKRINRLAVVKKVVAKFIKGREHDRMGMVVFAGNAYTQCPLTLDRGVLLTLLDRVEIGPAGDGTAIGSALATAVKRLKDSKAKSKVVILLTDGRNNTGKIDPETAAELAKNYNIKVYCIGAGTKGPAPFLVDSFFGKRYVYQNVDIDEKTLKMIAATTGGRYFRATDTKGLEAIYKKIDSMEKTKVKVKEYSEYTEEFAWFLIPGLFFLGLEVVLENTFWRKIP, encoded by the coding sequence ATGTGGCGTTTTGACGATCCCTGGAATCTGATTCTCCTCCTGATCATCCCCATCCGGATCTTTTTCCATCAGCGACGGCAGAGGGGAGCACTCCTTTTCTCCGGTCTGCAGACCGCCAAATCTCTCCCCCGGACGGGGACGGTTTCCGCCTCATGGGGGCCTTTGCTGCTGCGATCGGCTGCTCTGCTTTTTCTGATCGTCGCCCTCGCCCGGCCCCAGTCGGGTCGAACCACCACGGAGGTCCTGACCAAGGGGATCGACATCATGCTCACCCTCGACACCTCGGGGAGCATGAAGGCCCTCGATTTCGAAATTAAAGGAAAACGGATCAACCGTCTCGCCGTGGTCAAAAAGGTCGTGGCAAAATTCATCAAAGGAAGAGAACATGACCGGATGGGAATGGTGGTCTTTGCCGGGAATGCCTACACCCAGTGTCCTCTGACCCTCGACCGGGGCGTTCTTCTGACCCTCCTCGACCGCGTCGAGATCGGACCGGCCGGGGACGGGACGGCCATCGGATCCGCCCTGGCCACGGCGGTCAAACGACTCAAGGACTCAAAGGCAAAATCGAAGGTGGTGATCCTCCTCACCGACGGCCGGAACAACACCGGAAAGATCGATCCCGAGACGGCAGCCGAACTGGCCAAAAACTACAACATCAAGGTCTACTGCATCGGCGCGGGCACGAAAGGCCCGGCCCCTTTCCTGGTCGATTCCTTCTTCGGGAAACGCTATGTCTATCAGAATGTGGACATCGACGAGAAAACCCTGAAAATGATCGCCGCAACCACAGGGGGCCGGTACTTCCGGGCCACCGATACCAAGGGACTTGAGGCAATCTACAAAAAGATCGACAGTATGGAGAAAACGAAGGTGAAGGTCAAGGAATACAGCGAATATACGGAGGAGTTCGCCTGGTTCCTGATCCCGGGACTTTTCTTTCTGGGACTCGAGGTCGTACTGGAAAACACATTTTGGAGGAAGATCCCCTGA
- a CDS encoding MoxR family ATPase, whose amino-acid sequence MDAKAQEANARLEEKTLLVKRLEGEISKVLVGQRDLLDRLLIGLLADGHILVEGVPGLAKTTAVKTLAAAIRTTFQRIQFTPDLLPADLIGTRIYLPKTGEFTTKKGPLFANIILADEINRAPAKVQSALLEAMQERQVTIGEETFALPRPFLVMATQNPIEQEGTYPLPEAQVDRFMLKITITYPGREEEREIVKRFAGRPEYTVQPVLTPEEILDLKEATTKIYLDERLSDYIVDLVQATRNPGDHGLPLGSMIQYGASPRASIYLNLAARAHAFLRGRGYATPEDIKSVAHDVLRHRVILSYEAEAEEMTPDEVIQQILDKVEVP is encoded by the coding sequence GTGGACGCAAAAGCACAGGAAGCCAACGCACGGCTGGAAGAGAAAACCCTGCTGGTCAAACGACTTGAAGGAGAAATCTCGAAGGTCCTCGTGGGCCAGCGTGACCTGCTGGACCGGCTCCTGATCGGGCTGCTGGCCGACGGGCATATCCTCGTGGAAGGGGTCCCCGGCCTGGCGAAGACCACCGCAGTCAAGACCCTGGCAGCGGCCATCCGGACGACCTTCCAGCGAATCCAGTTCACACCGGACCTCCTCCCGGCCGACCTGATCGGCACCCGGATCTACCTGCCGAAAACAGGCGAGTTCACCACCAAGAAAGGGCCTCTTTTCGCAAACATCATCCTGGCCGACGAGATCAACAGAGCGCCGGCAAAGGTGCAAAGCGCCCTTTTGGAGGCAATGCAGGAGCGGCAGGTCACCATCGGCGAAGAGACCTTTGCACTCCCCCGCCCCTTTCTGGTCATGGCCACACAGAATCCGATTGAACAGGAAGGAACCTATCCCCTGCCCGAAGCTCAGGTCGACCGGTTCATGTTGAAAATCACCATCACCTACCCCGGCCGGGAAGAGGAACGGGAGATTGTGAAACGCTTTGCCGGTCGGCCGGAATATACCGTCCAGCCCGTCCTAACCCCCGAGGAGATTCTCGACCTGAAGGAGGCCACCACGAAGATTTACCTCGATGAACGGCTCTCCGACTACATCGTCGACCTCGTCCAGGCAACGAGGAACCCCGGGGATCATGGTCTCCCCCTCGGTTCCATGATTCAGTACGGGGCCTCCCCCCGTGCCTCGATCTACCTGAACCTCGCCGCCCGTGCTCACGCCTTCCTCCGGGGACGGGGGTATGCAACACCCGAGGACATCAAGTCCGTCGCTCACGACGTGCTCCGCCACAGGGTCATCCTCTCCTACGAGGCCGAGGCGGAAGAGATGACCCCGGATGAAGTAATTCAGCAAATTCTGGACAAAGTTGAAGTCCCTTAA
- a CDS encoding DUF58 domain-containing protein gives MSLDAETIRKIRKIHIITNYLVNDIMTGEYHSAFKGLGMEFAEVREYQPGDDIRTIDWNVTARTGRPFVKSFQEERELTVMLLVDISASGSFGTFRTKNEVAAEIAATLSFSAIKNQDKVGLLLFTDRVEKYIPPRKGRSHVWRVIEEVLEYRPEYRGTDLSAPLEYINRVLNRKTICFLLSDFLAAGFERPLRVACRRHDMIAVTLTDPRETVLPAVGYLKLLDAETGEILIVNTRDPETRRTYTDRWRAAREKTVKIFRSLGIDHIEIRTDRPYVEDIMRFFRLREKRRTRIK, from the coding sequence ATGTCTCTCGATGCGGAAACCATCCGGAAGATCCGGAAGATTCACATCATCACCAATTACCTTGTCAATGACATTATGACAGGAGAATACCATTCCGCCTTCAAGGGATTAGGGATGGAGTTTGCCGAGGTCCGGGAATACCAGCCGGGAGACGACATTCGAACCATTGACTGGAACGTGACGGCCCGGACGGGCCGCCCCTTCGTCAAATCCTTCCAGGAGGAACGGGAACTGACGGTCATGCTCTTAGTGGACATCTCCGCCTCAGGTTCCTTCGGAACCTTCCGGACGAAGAATGAAGTCGCCGCCGAGATCGCCGCAACGCTCTCCTTTTCGGCCATCAAGAACCAGGACAAGGTGGGTCTTCTCCTCTTTACCGACCGCGTGGAGAAATACATCCCCCCTCGGAAGGGACGGAGCCATGTCTGGCGCGTCATTGAAGAAGTCCTCGAGTACCGCCCGGAGTACCGGGGAACCGATCTTTCGGCGCCCCTGGAATATATCAACCGGGTCCTGAACCGTAAGACAATCTGCTTCCTCCTCTCAGACTTTCTCGCCGCCGGTTTTGAACGCCCCCTCCGGGTCGCCTGCCGACGGCACGATATGATTGCCGTCACCCTGACCGACCCGCGGGAAACGGTCCTCCCCGCCGTGGGTTACCTGAAACTGCTGGACGCAGAAACGGGTGAGATCCTCATCGTGAACACCCGGGATCCCGAAACAAGGCGGACCTACACCGACCGGTGGCGGGCAGCGCGGGAAAAAACGGTGAAGATCTTTCGTTCCCTCGGGATCGACCACATCGAGATCCGCACCGACCGTCCCTATGTAGAAGATATCATGCGATTCTTCCGTCTCCGGGAAAAACGGAGGACAAGGATAAAATGA
- a CDS encoding efflux RND transporter permease subunit: protein MRSFLRFIIRNPMAVILAAAAMSLGGIYSARHMPVDLFPDLNIPVVNIITHDPGAAPEEMERLVSRPIEDAVRSIVGVKRVASISVQGISRVTVEFTRGTTVRDARQLIQARLGRVGAALPAGVIPRLESIGTTLQEVCGYILYGAGDPVTLRSIVRHELSSRIMEVDGVSSVEVLGGDRRAFDVEIEPGTLIRLRIGIDDILALLKRSNRSVIAGYIDRSGREYLIRGDARIRTLGDIRSLPVPLPGGRSVRLGSIAKIREGRVPRHYTVHGDGVPAVAMIVRKQPGASTVRVAEGVERTIRALAHLLPPGTRVKKFYDQSEIIRESQGEILRDLLIGAGLVILVLYLFLGSFRPTWIVALTIPVTFLATLAVLGAAGEGLNMITMTALALAVGMIVDDAIVVMESICRHGSLTSSARDASIEGTLQIAGPDASGTLTTVAAFLPMVIVTGITALFLRPFGITVSAALLVSLALSLTLVPVLAGRSPSTVFRRNGFPGARLIARLDGMLQTVLRFSFRHRVTVPALAVLSLAIAGLLACHSKVSLLPPVDEGAILAEYTMPPGTSLSESNRIGGIAERIALADPDVSSVYRRTGSPGIGYQIEGVNRGELLIKLKPKSARTRRVTEIIRSLKGSYSKLRGAVFIYHQPTQEKIDESFSGLPALFGVTVYGDDMETLTGLAGRVEEILAGEPGISNVVNNTKIKVPEIHVRIEPRRLEQYGVSTGPLLDTIRAARFGIEGTRIIRQKEVVSVRVRIRTHGPLDLRKLRDLPVGTAGGGWVPLKRLAEITIDHAPAAVTRLNGRREITLVAEVEGNIPAAVRRLRKRFRSIPLPEGYSIGFTGQYRVLMKTMHDIILALVTAVLLIYLIMVMQFKSWLQPLIILAAVPLSLAGALAAVFLTGHAIDLSVGMGALTLAGIAVNNGILLIDTANREAASGKDMAGAIIAAASVRLRPILLTSLTTIAALLPSAAGLSAGSRIFQPFAVSVIGGLITATFGTLVVIPTLALSRKLVPDAPTKNHQVAD, encoded by the coding sequence ATGCGGAGTTTCCTGCGTTTCATAATCAGAAATCCCATGGCCGTGATCCTGGCGGCCGCCGCCATGAGTCTCGGCGGCATCTACTCGGCCCGGCACATGCCGGTCGATCTCTTCCCCGACCTCAACATCCCCGTCGTCAACATCATCACCCACGATCCCGGGGCGGCGCCGGAAGAGATGGAACGGCTCGTCTCCCGGCCGATCGAGGACGCGGTCCGGTCCATCGTAGGCGTGAAACGTGTGGCCTCCATCTCCGTGCAGGGGATCTCCCGGGTCACCGTGGAATTCACGCGGGGAACCACGGTCCGCGATGCCCGGCAGCTGATCCAGGCCCGGCTGGGACGGGTCGGCGCAGCCCTCCCGGCGGGTGTCATCCCGCGGCTCGAAAGCATCGGCACCACCCTCCAGGAGGTCTGCGGTTACATCCTCTACGGGGCCGGCGACCCGGTCACCCTGCGAAGTATCGTCCGCCACGAACTGTCGAGCAGGATCATGGAAGTGGACGGGGTCTCCTCGGTGGAGGTCCTCGGAGGGGACCGGCGGGCCTTCGATGTGGAGATCGAACCCGGGACGCTGATCCGTCTCCGTATCGGCATCGACGATATCCTCGCCCTCCTGAAAAGATCGAACCGGTCGGTGATCGCCGGGTATATCGACCGGTCCGGCCGGGAATACTTGATCCGCGGCGACGCGCGCATCCGGACACTCGGCGATATCCGCTCCCTCCCGGTCCCGCTTCCGGGGGGACGATCCGTGCGGCTGGGGTCGATCGCGAAGATCCGGGAAGGCCGCGTGCCGAGACACTACACGGTCCACGGAGACGGTGTCCCGGCAGTTGCAATGATCGTGCGCAAACAGCCGGGGGCAAGCACGGTCCGGGTGGCGGAGGGTGTTGAAAGAACGATCCGTGCCCTGGCTCATCTCCTGCCGCCGGGGACCCGGGTGAAGAAGTTCTACGATCAATCGGAGATCATCCGGGAGTCGCAGGGGGAGATCCTGCGGGATCTCCTGATCGGGGCCGGGCTGGTCATCCTGGTCCTCTACCTCTTCCTCGGATCGTTCCGGCCGACCTGGATCGTGGCACTGACCATCCCCGTCACCTTTCTTGCCACCCTCGCCGTCCTCGGCGCGGCGGGGGAAGGACTCAACATGATCACCATGACGGCGCTGGCGCTCGCCGTCGGCATGATCGTGGACGATGCCATCGTCGTGATGGAGAGCATCTGCCGGCACGGCAGCCTGACATCCTCGGCACGGGATGCGAGTATCGAGGGAACGCTTCAGATCGCGGGTCCCGACGCCTCGGGGACACTGACCACCGTGGCGGCGTTCCTGCCGATGGTGATCGTCACCGGGATCACGGCGCTTTTCCTCCGGCCCTTCGGAATCACGGTCAGCGCCGCCCTCCTCGTCTCCCTCGCTCTATCCCTGACCCTGGTGCCGGTTCTTGCCGGCCGCAGCCCCTCGACCGTCTTCCGGCGGAACGGCTTTCCCGGCGCCCGGCTGATCGCCCGGCTCGACGGGATGCTCCAGACCGTCCTGAGGTTCTCCTTCCGGCACAGAGTGACGGTCCCGGCCCTTGCCGTTCTTTCTCTCGCCATCGCAGGGCTTCTCGCCTGCCACAGCAAGGTCTCCCTTCTGCCGCCCGTCGACGAGGGGGCCATCCTCGCGGAATACACCATGCCGCCGGGCACGTCCCTTTCCGAAAGCAACCGGATCGGGGGAATCGCCGAACGGATCGCCCTGGCGGACCCGGACGTCTCGTCCGTCTACCGGAGGACGGGTTCCCCCGGCATCGGCTACCAGATCGAAGGGGTCAACCGCGGGGAGCTGCTGATCAAGCTGAAGCCGAAATCCGCACGGACCCGGCGGGTCACGGAGATCATCCGTTCCCTGAAGGGCTCCTATTCGAAACTGCGGGGAGCCGTCTTCATCTACCACCAGCCGACGCAGGAGAAGATCGACGAAAGCTTTTCAGGACTACCGGCGCTCTTCGGTGTCACGGTCTACGGGGACGACATGGAGACCCTGACCGGACTGGCCGGACGGGTGGAAGAGATCCTCGCCGGAGAACCGGGGATCTCGAATGTCGTAAACAACACGAAGATCAAGGTCCCGGAGATCCATGTCCGGATCGAACCCCGCCGTCTCGAACAGTACGGAGTCAGCACCGGTCCTCTGCTGGACACGATCCGGGCCGCCCGCTTCGGCATAGAGGGAACACGGATCATCCGGCAGAAGGAGGTGGTCTCCGTAAGGGTCCGGATCAGGACGCACGGTCCGCTGGATCTCCGGAAACTCCGGGATCTGCCGGTCGGAACCGCCGGCGGCGGCTGGGTCCCGCTGAAACGACTCGCGGAGATCACCATCGACCACGCCCCGGCCGCCGTCACACGACTGAACGGCCGCCGGGAGATCACCCTCGTCGCCGAGGTGGAGGGGAACATCCCCGCTGCGGTCCGGCGGCTGCGCAAACGGTTCCGCTCCATCCCCCTGCCGGAAGGGTACAGCATCGGCTTCACGGGACAGTACCGGGTACTCATGAAAACGATGCACGACATCATCCTGGCGCTTGTCACGGCGGTTCTCCTTATCTACCTCATCATGGTCATGCAGTTCAAGTCATGGCTCCAGCCGCTGATCATCCTTGCGGCCGTTCCCCTGTCGCTGGCCGGCGCGCTGGCCGCGGTCTTTCTCACGGGACACGCAATCGACCTGTCCGTCGGCATGGGGGCCCTCACGCTGGCAGGGATAGCCGTCAACAACGGCATTCTCCTGATCGACACCGCCAACCGGGAAGCGGCCTCGGGCAAGGATATGGCCGGGGCCATCATCGCTGCCGCCTCCGTGCGTCTCCGGCCGATCCTCCTGACGAGCCTGACCACCATCGCCGCGCTGCTCCCCTCCGCGGCCGGTCTCTCCGCCGGTTCCAGAATCTTTCAACCCTTCGCGGTCTCGGTGATCGGCGGGCTGATCACCGCCACATTCGGCACACTCGTCGTGATCCCCACGCTGGCACTTTCCCGAAAACTCGTTCCGGATGCCCCGACGAAAAATCATCAGGTTGCAGATTGA